GCATCGTCAAAGGATGTCGACACCACTTCCACGAATTCACCCTGCTCAAGGTGCTGCGCCCCAACTTCCGTAAGGTCTTCAGCGAGGTATAAATGAATGATCTCGTTGCTATAGCCGAGACAAGGAAAAAGCGCGCCCAGCTTCGTGAAAGATGCCGCGCACCATCCGGTTTCCTCCTCCAATTCACGGGCCGCAGCTTCGGCAGGGTCTTCCCCCGCCTTGTCCAGTTTCCCGGCGGGCACTTCAAGAAACGTGCTTTTGGCCGGATACCGGAACTGTCGCACCAGCAAGGTGGAGCCATCCGGAAACAACGGTACGACGGCAGACGCCCCGGGATGATCGATCCACTCACGAAGCCCTTCCTGTCCATCCGGAAGCAGCACCCTGTCGCGATACACCTTAAGCAACTTGCCATCCAGCAATTGCTCGGACGAACGTTCTATTTCAACGAGATTCTGCATGACGAAAAACGGACCGGGCGAAACGTCTGTGATCTTGTGGGCGCATAGGACTCCTGAAATGCCCCCTCCGAACGCACACGCCGGAATATGGGTCCCCTGTCCCACCCTGCGCATCGGACTTCGCCTTGTGCATTGTTCCTGCCGCTAACGGTTACAGCCCGAAGGAAACGCCTGCATGGATACGCACATCCCCGGGCCCGCTCTCAGGATTCAAGGCAGCACTCATATTGATAAGCCCCGCAGCGGTTCTGAATCGGATTCCCACGCCGTAACCCGGATGAATACCCTGCATAGTCTGCAAGTCCGGCGTCTCCGGGCGATCCACATAGCCGAGATCGAAAAAGCCATAGGCATAAGAAACCGCATCGATCAATATCCGATATTCGGCAAGCGCCCTGCCAACAATGCGCCCCAAAAACCGGTCCTCATCGTATCCCCTGAGCGTTGCCGCGCCGCCGAACCGGAAAAGATCGCTCCGATCATACTCCGGACTCAACAGAACGCTGGCGTCCACTCCAGCCACAATCACCGATCGGGAAAATACCGGGGCAAACCAGCGCCCTGTTGCATACAATCGCTGTTGCTCCAGTAATGTCCGGCTCCGAAGCGTATCCACACCGACCACATGGTATTCCGTGCGCTCCTTGCGCCCGCTTTCGAGGTTCATCTCCACATAAAAACCCCGTGTAGGGTTCGATGTGTGGTCCAGGAGCGACAAGCGCACGCCCAGGCCCAGAAAACGCGCCTTGGCCGTCGGAGCCACCTGCCGGCCTGCCGGTCCGAACCGTACACCGGCTTGTCCGGGCGCCGTGCTTTCCCGGCTGAATCCGGCGAATGCCTTCATTCCCGGAGCAAGATCATAGTTCAGTTCACCCCGGTATGCCCTTTTCCCGTACGTGGAGTCCTCTTCCAGGCCAGAGAAACCCGCCTCCAACCCCAGAGGAAGTCCAAAAGCGAATGGCCAGGCCACAGACAGATCGAGGCTGGTCACCTGATCCGGCAGCCTGTTCATCCGCAAGGACGTCGTGAGGCCGCGTCCGAACGGATTGCGGAGCGCAAGATGTCCGCTGCCCGTAATGCTGCCGCGCTGACCATCCTCCGAGGGGGGTAAATAGCCCAACACCAGGTCGAAGGCTCCGGGCGGACCCTCTTCTATGGGGACACGCACCACGGCCGACGTATCGGCAGCTATACGCAATACCGGCAGACCCACGGTTTCGAAGAGTTCCCTTCCCTCAATGCGGCGACGGAGACGCTCCGGGTCGAACCGGAGTATTTTCATACCCGGTTTCATTCCCGCCAGACGGGTCACAAGTTGCGGTCGGGTCCGCCGGGCGCCCTCCAGATCGAATCGCCGAAGCACTACCTCCGGACCGGATACGATATGCAATGTGACGGCAAGCCGATCCGGCGCATCCCCGGACCGTTCGATCATCTGCACGGAGGCGGTCGAAAGCGGAAGCCCCTCCCGTTCCAGCACGGACAACACCCGTTCAATATCCGCCTCCATCCGGAGCGGATCGAATGGCTCTCCAATCCCGAACGCCACCTCCGTCCGTACAATACGGAGGCGACCCGGGTCCAGACCCGTAATGTGTACCTCCGCGAGAAAGACCCGCGTACTATCGGACAGGCTCTCCACCCTATCGTCTCCGCCGCCTTGCTCCTCCACTCCGTCTCCCGGGGCTTCGACGGGCAGAGCAGTGCGCTCCCTGTTTCCGGATTGCGCATACGCCTCCGGAAGCAGGCCTCCAGGCGCTGCAAT
This DNA window, taken from Bacteroidetes bacterium SB0662_bin_6, encodes the following:
- a CDS encoding NUDIX hydrolase; protein product: MQNLVEIERSSEQLLDGKLLKVYRDRVLLPDGQEGLREWIDHPGASAVVPLFPDGSTLLVRQFRYPAKSTFLEVPAGKLDKAGEDPAEAAARELEEETGWCAASFTKLGALFPCLGYSNEIIHLYLAEDLTEVGAQHLEQGEFVEVVSTSFDDALKLVREGGIVDMKSALALLYARYHLDQRAAASMDVPT
- a CDS encoding BamA/TamA family outer membrane protein, with the protein product MACPGAPCRTMPAGFPERRACGLCRAERVPRGLVLSCVAMRIETQFVRALTLAVLVIAAPGGLLPEAYAQSGNRERTALPVEAPGDGVEEQGGGDDRVESLSDSTRVFLAEVHITGLDPGRLRIVRTEVAFGIGEPFDPLRMEADIERVLSVLEREGLPLSTASVQMIERSGDAPDRLAVTLHIVSGPEVVLRRFDLEGARRTRPQLVTRLAGMKPGMKILRFDPERLRRRIEGRELFETVGLPVLRIAADTSAVVRVPIEEGPPGAFDLVLGYLPPSEDGQRGSITGSGHLALRNPFGRGLTTSLRMNRLPDQVTSLDLSVAWPFAFGLPLGLEAGFSGLEEDSTYGKRAYRGELNYDLAPGMKAFAGFSRESTAPGQAGVRFGPAGRQVAPTAKARFLGLGVRLSLLDHTSNPTRGFYVEMNLESGRKERTEYHVVGVDTLRSRTLLEQQRLYATGRWFAPVFSRSVIVAGVDASVLLSPEYDRSDLFRFGGAATLRGYDEDRFLGRIVGRALAEYRILIDAVSYAYGFFDLGYVDRPETPDLQTMQGIHPGYGVGIRFRTAAGLINMSAALNPESGPGDVRIHAGVSFGL